Genomic segment of Planctomycetota bacterium:
GGGTCGCCTTCCTCACCGGCTGCCTGGCCGACCAGCTCCTGGCGGATGTCAACGACGCGACCGTCCGCGTCCTCACCGAGAACGGATGCGAGGTGGAGGTGCGGCTCGACGAGCGCTGCTGCGGGGCGCTCCACATCCACAACGGCGCGCGGGACCAGGCCAAGGACCTGGCGCGGGCAAACGTGCGGGCCTTCGCCTCGGGCGGATACGACGCCCTGATCTCCAACGCCGCCGGGTGCAGCGCGGAGCTTCGCCACTACGGCGCGCTCCTGGGAGGCGACCCCGAGGCGCGCGCCTTCGGCGCCGGGGTCCGCGACGTGGCGGAATTTCTGGTCGAAATCGGATTCACGCCGCCGCGCGGAGAGATCCGCGCCCGGGTGGGGTATTCCGACCCGTGCCATCTTCTCCACGCCCAGAAGATCGCCGATCCGCCGCGGGCGATTCTTCGGGCGATCCCCGGCGTGGAGCTCGTGCCCCTCGAGGACGCCGAATTCTGCTGCGGAAGCGCGGGGATCTACTCCGTCACCGAGCCGGAGCTTTCGCGCCGGATTCTCGAGCGCAA
This window contains:
- a CDS encoding (Fe-S)-binding protein; amino-acid sequence: VAFLTGCLADQLLADVNDATVRVLTENGCEVEVRLDERCCGALHIHNGARDQAKDLARANVRAFASGGYDALISNAAGCSAELRHYGALLGGDPEARAFGAGVRDVAEFLVEIGFTPPRGEIRARVGYSDPCHLLHAQKIADPPRAILRAIPGVELVPLEDAEFCCGSAGIYSVTEPELSRRILERKIDAVRRSGCEIVASGNPGCILQLRSGLREAGLRVKVVHPVELLAESYARAEGERL